A stretch of the Actinotalea sp. JY-7876 genome encodes the following:
- a CDS encoding DHA2 family efflux MFS transporter permease subunit — MSRTTRSSAGTSEPELVLSRRTVYVIFSALLVAMFLSALDQSVVGTALPTIVGDLGAAEHEGWIITAYLLAIAVVMPIYGKLGDLRGRRRPFLVAISIFVLGSAGSALSTTFVELVVWRSVQGLGAGGLVILSQAIIADIVSARDRGKFMGPMGAVFGVATVAGPLLGGWFTDGPGWRWCFWLNVPVGLVALAVAWSRLRLPSRAPSTRFDVPGAVLMTISTAGIVLLTSWSSISSAGRYDWSDPALPALLVLTLVALAAFLAVEARATDPLIPLRLFRNRTFSVSVTIALVMGMTMFAALSFLPTFLQMARGYDATKAGLLMLPMTVGLMITALGSGMLISARGRYKIFPILGMGIATVGLVLLTQLTPQMSIVTFGVMIFVLGFGLGFVMQTIVIAVQNSVSPEMVGVATSTNNFLREIGAAVGTSLFSTVFTTNLTTRLAEAVRDAPAGAVPSGYGASSLTPSALAKLPAALREEVVAAYTDALAPAFWYLVPLGVLGFVVAFFMKEVKLSDTAGLVARGAAVAR; from the coding sequence ATGAGCCGGACCACGAGGTCGTCCGCCGGGACGAGCGAGCCGGAGCTGGTGCTCTCCCGCCGCACCGTCTACGTGATCTTCAGCGCGCTGCTGGTGGCGATGTTCCTGTCCGCGCTGGACCAGTCCGTCGTGGGGACGGCGTTGCCGACGATCGTGGGCGACCTGGGGGCGGCCGAGCACGAGGGCTGGATCATCACGGCCTACCTCCTGGCCATCGCCGTCGTCATGCCGATCTACGGCAAGCTCGGCGACCTGCGGGGGCGGCGGCGTCCGTTCCTGGTCGCCATCTCGATCTTCGTGCTGGGCTCGGCCGGGTCGGCGCTGTCGACGACGTTCGTCGAGCTCGTCGTGTGGCGGTCGGTGCAGGGCCTCGGTGCCGGCGGGCTGGTCATCCTGAGCCAGGCGATCATCGCGGACATCGTCTCCGCCCGGGACCGCGGCAAGTTCATGGGGCCCATGGGAGCGGTCTTCGGGGTCGCCACGGTGGCGGGCCCCCTGCTCGGCGGCTGGTTCACCGACGGCCCGGGGTGGCGCTGGTGCTTCTGGCTCAACGTGCCGGTCGGACTGGTCGCGCTCGCCGTCGCCTGGTCCCGCCTGCGGCTGCCGTCGCGCGCCCCGAGCACCCGCTTCGACGTCCCCGGTGCGGTGCTCATGACGATCTCCACCGCAGGGATCGTGCTCCTGACCAGCTGGAGCTCGATCAGCAGCGCGGGGCGGTACGACTGGAGCGACCCGGCGCTGCCCGCGCTGCTCGTCCTCACCCTCGTCGCGCTGGCGGCGTTCCTCGCGGTGGAGGCGAGGGCCACCGACCCGCTGATCCCGCTGCGCCTGTTCCGGAACCGCACGTTCTCGGTCTCGGTCACGATCGCCCTGGTCATGGGCATGACCATGTTCGCGGCGCTGTCGTTCCTCCCGACGTTCCTGCAGATGGCGCGGGGCTACGACGCCACGAAGGCCGGCCTCCTCATGCTCCCCATGACGGTCGGGCTGATGATCACGGCGCTCGGCTCCGGCATGCTCATCTCCGCCCGCGGTCGGTACAAGATCTTCCCCATCCTCGGCATGGGGATCGCCACCGTGGGTCTCGTCCTGCTGACCCAGCTCACGCCCCAGATGTCGATCGTGACCTTCGGCGTCATGATCTTCGTCCTCGGGTTCGGCCTCGGGTTCGTGATGCAGACCATCGTCATCGCGGTGCAGAACTCCGTCTCGCCCGAGATGGTGGGTGTCGCGACGTCCACCAACAACTTCCTGCGGGAGATCGGCGCCGCCGTGGGGACCAGCCTGTTCTCGACGGTGTTCACGACCAACCTCACGACCCGCCTGGCCGAGGCCGTGAGGGATGCGCCCGCGGGCGCCGTCCCCTCGGGCTACGGTGCGAGCTCCCTGACGCCGTCGGCCCTGGCGAAGCTGCCCGCCGCCCTGCGCGAGGAGGTGGTCGCGGCGTACACCGACGCGCTCGCCCCCGCCTTCTGGTACCTCGTGCCGCTCGGCGTCCTGGGCTTCGTCGTCGCCTTCTTCATGAAGGAGGTCAAGCTCTCCGACACGGCAGGCCTGGTCGCCCGCGGCGCCGCGGTAGCCCGCTGA
- a CDS encoding ComEC/Rec2 family competence protein — MGAALTVLAAAVAVWARSRCPERGAAGPAASVVLVLLVAGAALLACGLQLHARASGPLPGLAEERAVVAVEGVVRGDPRALASPWDGAVGRWWVTVSVDTASGRGSQGPARAAVRVIGGPAWAGVRDGERVSVAGRAAPAAPGEEVVALVTATRGPVVLAPPAPHAQAATALRVGLLAATEDLTGDARALVPGAAVGDTSRVPPDLEEAMRVSGLTHVTAVSGAHFMVLTVTLLALTARLPRPARVGVCALVLAAFVLLVRPEPSVVRAAGMGALTLAGLALGRRSRALPALSASVVVLLLLDPWLARSYGFALSVLATGAIVVLAPVLVRAAGERVPRTAAVAVAVPVAAQAVCAPVLVLLDPAVSLVAVPANVLAAPAVAPATLLGLGATLAAPVAPPLARALGAAAGGPCWWIGAVARGAASVDGASLAWPAGLTGAALLAGATAAVLALLAGRTRALRTLRPGVVVVLCAVLLVSVPGIRRPLVGLVPGAGPPAGPWVAQCDVGQGDALVVGTRPGAAVVVDVGPDGDAADACLDRLGVDRIELLVLTHHHADHVGGLEPVLAGRTVDAALVSPLPEPAGQAGRTLRALADAGVPVDVGLAGSGGPGDGSAGEGTAGEGTSGEGTAGQVRWRVLWPSRAPVPVADALSPPREHAVGPEEGAVNDASLVLRLDAPGLAVLALGDLEPAAQAGLLAAHGPSGVLAAQVVKVAHHGSAYQDASLAQAVDAAVALVSVGADNGYGHPAASTLALYRATGAAVLATDECGTVVVAAEPRGLTVRARCPVG; from the coding sequence GTGGGCGCCGCGCTGACCGTGCTCGCCGCGGCGGTTGCCGTCTGGGCCAGGAGCCGCTGCCCCGAGCGCGGGGCCGCCGGACCAGCCGCCTCCGTCGTCCTCGTCCTGCTCGTGGCCGGGGCCGCGCTCCTCGCGTGCGGTCTGCAGCTCCACGCCCGGGCCTCCGGGCCGCTCCCCGGCCTCGCCGAGGAGCGCGCCGTCGTCGCGGTCGAGGGCGTGGTCCGTGGGGACCCGCGGGCGCTCGCGTCGCCGTGGGACGGCGCCGTCGGGCGGTGGTGGGTGACGGTCTCGGTGGACACCGCCAGCGGGCGCGGGAGCCAGGGCCCCGCCCGCGCGGCGGTCCGGGTGATCGGCGGGCCCGCGTGGGCCGGCGTGAGAGACGGTGAGCGGGTGAGCGTGGCGGGCCGGGCGGCGCCCGCGGCCCCGGGCGAGGAGGTCGTCGCGCTCGTCACCGCGACGCGCGGACCGGTGGTCCTCGCGCCGCCCGCACCGCACGCACAGGCGGCCACGGCGCTGCGGGTCGGCCTCCTCGCCGCCACGGAGGACCTCACGGGCGACGCCCGCGCGCTGGTCCCCGGCGCGGCCGTGGGGGACACGTCGCGCGTGCCGCCCGACCTCGAGGAGGCGATGCGGGTCAGCGGCCTGACGCACGTGACGGCGGTGTCGGGCGCGCACTTCATGGTGCTGACCGTCACGCTCCTGGCCCTCACGGCGCGGCTGCCGCGCCCCGCCCGGGTCGGCGTGTGCGCGCTCGTGCTGGCCGCGTTCGTGCTCCTCGTGCGCCCCGAGCCGAGCGTCGTGCGGGCCGCGGGCATGGGGGCGCTGACGCTCGCGGGCCTGGCCCTGGGTCGACGCTCGCGGGCGCTGCCCGCACTGAGCGCCAGCGTGGTCGTGCTCCTGCTCCTCGACCCGTGGCTGGCGCGCAGCTACGGCTTCGCGCTGTCCGTGCTCGCCACGGGCGCGATCGTCGTGCTCGCGCCCGTCCTGGTCCGGGCCGCGGGGGAGCGCGTCCCGCGCACCGCGGCCGTGGCGGTCGCCGTGCCCGTGGCCGCGCAGGCCGTGTGCGCCCCCGTGCTGGTCCTGCTCGACCCGGCGGTGTCCCTGGTCGCCGTCCCGGCCAACGTGCTCGCGGCGCCGGCCGTGGCCCCCGCGACGCTGCTGGGGCTCGGGGCCACGCTCGCCGCGCCGGTCGCACCGCCCCTCGCCCGCGCCCTCGGCGCGGCGGCCGGCGGACCGTGCTGGTGGATCGGCGCGGTCGCCCGCGGTGCGGCGTCCGTCGACGGTGCGAGCCTCGCCTGGCCGGCAGGGCTCACGGGCGCCGCGCTGCTGGCCGGGGCGACGGCGGCCGTGCTGGCCCTGCTGGCCGGCCGCACCCGCGCCCTGCGCACGCTGCGGCCCGGGGTCGTCGTCGTGCTGTGCGCGGTGCTCCTCGTGTCCGTGCCGGGGATCCGCCGCCCGCTGGTCGGCCTCGTGCCGGGCGCGGGTCCGCCGGCGGGGCCGTGGGTGGCGCAGTGCGACGTGGGGCAGGGTGACGCCCTCGTGGTCGGTACCCGGCCGGGAGCCGCCGTCGTGGTGGACGTGGGTCCGGATGGTGACGCCGCGGACGCGTGCCTGGACCGGCTCGGTGTCGACCGGATCGAGCTGCTCGTCCTCACGCACCACCACGCCGACCACGTCGGTGGCCTGGAGCCCGTGCTCGCCGGTCGCACCGTCGACGCGGCGCTGGTGAGCCCCCTGCCCGAGCCCGCAGGCCAGGCGGGCCGCACCCTGCGGGCGCTCGCGGACGCGGGCGTGCCGGTCGACGTCGGCCTCGCGGGGTCCGGTGGACCGGGTGACGGCAGCGCCGGTGAGGGGACTGCCGGTGAGGGGACGTCCGGTGAGGGGACGGCCGGCCAGGTGCGGTGGAGGGTCCTGTGGCCGAGCCGGGCGCCGGTCCCGGTGGCGGACGCGCTCTCGCCGCCGCGCGAGCACGCGGTCGGGCCCGAGGAGGGCGCCGTCAACGACGCGAGCCTGGTGCTGCGCCTGGACGCCCCGGGCCTCGCGGTGCTCGCCCTCGGCGACCTGGAACCCGCCGCCCAGGCCGGCCTGCTGGCGGCGCACGGCCCGTCCGGGGTGCTGGCCGCCCAGGTGGTCAAGGTGGCGCACCACGGGTCCGCGTACCAGGACGCGTCGCTGGCGCAGGCCGTGGACGCCGCCGTCGCGCTCGTCAGCGTGGGTGCGGACAACGGGTACGGGCACCCGGCGGCGAGCACGCTCGCGCTCTACCGTGCGACGGGCGCCGCGGTGCTCGCGACGGACGAGTGCGGGACGGTGGTGGTCGCGGCCGAGCCGCGCGGGCTCACGGTGCGTGCCCGCTGCCCCGTGGGCTGA
- a CDS encoding ComEA family DNA-binding protein, with translation MTTPAHRDQVPGRGATSEDRDGGARARLARLAVDTRARPAGDGRPAAPPAWVPAAPGTAPDGSDDAPDGPDDPRERAAALRGAALRDRALAAAVTGYTAAHGHPLDHPAAAPGSSGWSGRRWAVRPATVALAAVVLVLVVGLVGLLALRPPPATVVGGPPADAPTGTAQDAAGADPAGGAPTAGPGAPDGGESAAAQAVVVHVVGQVAAPGLLELPAGSRVADAVDAAGGALPSADLTALNLAREVTDGEQVVVPAPGETVAVPQGTGGGSSQPGPLDLNRADLAALDELPGIGPVLAERIVAWRDEHGPFTTVEELAEVPGIGPSLLADLRELVRV, from the coding sequence GTGACCACCCCAGCGCACCGCGACCAGGTCCCCGGCCGTGGTGCGACGTCCGAGGACCGTGACGGCGGCGCGCGGGCCCGGCTCGCGCGCCTCGCCGTCGACACCCGGGCGCGTCCGGCCGGCGACGGCCGGCCCGCCGCGCCGCCGGCCTGGGTCCCCGCGGCGCCGGGGACCGCGCCCGACGGGTCGGACGACGCGCCCGACGGGCCGGACGACCCGCGCGAACGGGCCGCCGCCCTGCGCGGAGCGGCGCTGCGGGACCGGGCGCTGGCTGCCGCCGTCACCGGCTACACGGCCGCCCACGGGCACCCGCTCGACCACCCCGCCGCCGCCCCCGGCTCGTCCGGGTGGTCCGGGCGTCGGTGGGCCGTCCGGCCGGCCACGGTGGCGCTGGCCGCGGTGGTGCTGGTGCTGGTCGTGGGCCTGGTCGGTCTGCTCGCCCTGCGACCGCCGCCCGCGACGGTCGTGGGCGGGCCGCCGGCGGACGCGCCGACCGGCACCGCACAGGACGCGGCCGGGGCCGACCCCGCCGGGGGAGCGCCGACCGCGGGACCGGGCGCGCCCGATGGGGGCGAGAGTGCGGCCGCGCAGGCCGTCGTGGTGCACGTCGTCGGCCAGGTCGCCGCACCCGGGCTGCTCGAGCTGCCCGCCGGCTCCCGCGTGGCCGACGCCGTCGACGCGGCCGGCGGGGCGCTCCCCAGCGCGGACCTCACGGCCCTCAACCTCGCGCGCGAGGTGACCGACGGCGAGCAGGTGGTCGTGCCGGCGCCGGGCGAGACGGTCGCGGTGCCGCAGGGGACCGGCGGCGGGTCGTCGCAGCCCGGTCCGCTCGACCTCAACCGGGCCGACCTGGCGGCGCTCGACGAGCTGCCGGGGATCGGGCCGGTGCTCGCCGAACGCATCGTGGCCTGGCGCGACGAGCACGGGCCCTTCACCACCGTCGAGGAGCTCGCGGAGGTGCCCGGCATCGGCCCGAGCCTGCTGGCCGACCTGCGTGAGCTGGTCCGGGTCTGA
- a CDS encoding DegV family protein has translation MPAAPGARGGVAVVTDSTASLPPEVLDVVDVAVVPLHVVIDGVAHRENVDLSPAGLLDALRSGARVTTSQPGAEAFARAYQRAVARGAREIVSVHLSGDLSGTVGAAGLAAGEAAVPVRVVDSRTVGMGLGLAVLAAAAAAARGLPGAEVAAAAARRSATSTVLFAVETLEHLRRGGRLGPVAAALGSVLGVRPVLGVDRGRIEVVEKARSAGRARARLVELALADAAARDRFDLAVHHLGDEAAGRALAEELRGACGPGLGRVHVAEISAVIGAHVGPGVLAVVVADA, from the coding sequence GTGCCCGCCGCGCCGGGCGCGCGTGGCGGCGTCGCGGTCGTCACCGACTCGACCGCGTCGCTGCCGCCCGAGGTGCTCGACGTCGTCGACGTCGCGGTCGTGCCGCTGCACGTCGTCATCGACGGCGTCGCGCACCGCGAGAACGTCGACCTGAGCCCCGCCGGGCTGCTCGACGCGCTCCGGTCCGGCGCCCGGGTCACGACGTCGCAGCCGGGTGCCGAGGCGTTCGCGCGCGCCTACCAGCGTGCCGTCGCCCGCGGCGCCCGCGAGATCGTCTCGGTCCACCTGTCCGGTGACCTGTCCGGGACGGTCGGCGCCGCGGGCCTCGCGGCGGGCGAGGCCGCCGTGCCCGTGCGGGTCGTGGACTCGCGCACCGTGGGCATGGGCCTCGGCCTGGCCGTGCTGGCTGCGGCGGCCGCCGCGGCGCGCGGGCTGCCCGGAGCCGAGGTCGCCGCCGCGGCGGCGCGGCGTTCCGCGACGTCGACCGTGCTGTTCGCGGTCGAGACGCTGGAGCACCTGCGGCGCGGGGGCCGCCTGGGGCCGGTCGCCGCGGCGCTCGGGAGCGTGCTCGGCGTGCGTCCCGTGCTCGGCGTCGACCGCGGCCGCATCGAGGTGGTGGAGAAGGCGCGCTCGGCCGGACGCGCGCGGGCGCGGCTCGTGGAGCTCGCCCTCGCGGACGCCGCCGCGCGGGACCGCTTCGACCTCGCGGTGCACCACCTCGGCGACGAGGCCGCCGGGCGGGCGCTGGCCGAGGAGCTGCGCGGCGCGTGCGGTCCGGGCCTGGGGCGCGTGCACGTCGCGGAGATCAGCGCCGTGATCGGTGCCCACGTCGGGCCGGGCGTCCTCGCGGTGGTGGTCGCGGACGCCTGA